A window of Metabacillus sp. B2-18 contains these coding sequences:
- the licT gene encoding BglG family transcription antiterminator LicT, protein MKIEKVFNNNVVSAFNEENIELVIMGKGLAFQKRPGDEIDDDKIEKVFTLKNKDMSERFKTLLYEVSIELMEVTEEVIKKAKSKLGRELNDSIYVSLTDHINFAIERNKKGLDIKNALLWEIKKLYKDEFSLGVEALGMIKEKLDVTLPEDEAGFIAMHIVNAELNEEMPNIVNITKTMQDILKIVKYHFKMDFNEESLNFFRFVTHLKFFAQRLYSKTYMEGEDDFLFEAVKNKHKQAYECTEKINDYVERQFDYELTNDEKLYLTIHIERVINR, encoded by the coding sequence GGGGAAAGGTCTTGCTTTTCAAAAAAGACCTGGTGACGAAATAGATGATGATAAAATTGAGAAAGTGTTTACACTGAAAAATAAAGACATGTCGGAACGATTTAAAACCCTTTTATATGAGGTTTCAATTGAACTCATGGAAGTAACAGAAGAGGTTATTAAAAAAGCAAAAAGTAAGCTTGGAAGAGAACTAAATGACAGTATTTATGTTTCTCTTACAGATCACATTAATTTTGCCATTGAACGTAATAAAAAAGGCCTCGATATAAAGAATGCGTTGCTATGGGAAATCAAAAAGCTATATAAAGATGAATTTTCTCTTGGTGTAGAAGCACTGGGTATGATTAAGGAAAAGCTTGATGTTACATTGCCTGAGGATGAAGCTGGCTTTATTGCCATGCATATTGTGAATGCAGAGCTAAATGAAGAAATGCCTAATATCGTAAACATTACAAAAACGATGCAAGACATCTTAAAAATTGTGAAATATCACTTTAAGATGGATTTTAACGAAGAGTCTCTTAACTTCTTCCGATTTGTCACTCATTTGAAGTTCTTTGCTCAAAGACTATACAGCAAAACTTACATGGAAGGTGAAGACGATTTTCTGTTTGAAGCTGTAAAAAACAAACACAAACAAGCTTATGAATGTACGGAAAAAATTAATGATTATGTGGAAAGACAATTTGATTACGAGTTAACAAACGATGAGAAGCTGTATTTGACGATTCATATTGAGAGGGTTATTAATAGATAA